A single region of the Streptococcus macedonicus ACA-DC 198 genome encodes:
- the plsX gene encoding Phosphate:acyl-ACP acyltransferase PlsX, which yields MFCEEKIDMKKIAVDAMGGDNAPKAIIEGVNRALAEFSDIEIQLYGDESKIKEYLTATERVSIIHTEEKINSDDEPVKAIRRKKKASMVLGAQAVKEGTADAVISAGNTGALLAAGLFVIGRIKGIDRPGLMSTLPTLDGKGYDMLDLGANAENTPKHLHQYAILGSFYAKNVRGIAKPRVGLLNNGTEATKGDPLHKEAYALLAEDASLNFVGNVEARDLMNGVADVVVSDGFTGNAVLKTMEGTALNIMGGLKSSIKSGGLKAKLGALLLKDSLYQLKGTMDYSSAGGAVLFGLKAPVVKCHGSSDAQAVYYTIRQVRTMLETNVVGQLVEAFTPKD from the coding sequence ATGTTTTGTGAGGAAAAAATTGATATGAAAAAAATTGCTGTTGATGCTATGGGTGGCGATAATGCCCCTAAAGCTATTATCGAAGGAGTTAATCGTGCGTTAGCAGAATTCTCAGATATTGAGATTCAACTTTATGGAGATGAATCTAAGATAAAAGAGTATTTGACTGCAACAGAGCGTGTTTCAATTATTCATACAGAAGAAAAAATTAATTCAGATGATGAACCAGTTAAAGCTATTCGTCGTAAGAAGAAAGCTAGCATGGTACTTGGGGCACAAGCTGTAAAAGAAGGGACAGCAGATGCTGTCATTTCAGCAGGGAATACAGGTGCGCTCCTTGCGGCAGGACTATTCGTTATTGGGCGTATTAAAGGTATTGACCGTCCAGGGCTTATGTCCACTTTGCCAACACTTGATGGTAAAGGGTATGATATGTTGGACCTTGGGGCTAATGCTGAAAATACCCCTAAACATTTACATCAGTATGCTATTTTAGGGTCATTTTATGCGAAGAACGTTCGTGGTATTGCTAAGCCACGTGTTGGTTTGCTTAATAACGGAACTGAGGCAACGAAAGGTGATCCACTTCATAAAGAAGCTTATGCGCTATTAGCAGAAGATGCTTCTTTGAACTTTGTCGGAAATGTTGAAGCGCGCGATTTGATGAATGGTGTTGCAGACGTTGTGGTATCGGATGGTTTCACGGGAAACGCTGTCTTAAAAACAATGGAAGGAACTGCTCTTAATATCATGGGAGGTTTGAAATCTTCTATTAAATCAGGTGGTTTGAAAGCAAAATTGGGAGCCCTTCTTTTGAAGGATAGTTTATATCAATTAAAAGGTACTATGGACTATTCAAGTGCAGGTGGTGCAGTTCTTTTTGGACTTAAAGCGCCTGTTGTGAAATGTCATGGTTCAAGTGATGCGCAAGCTGTTTACTATACAATCAGACAAGTTCGTACAATGTTAGAAACGAATGTGGTCGGTCAACTAGTAGAAGCTTTCACACCAAAGGATTAG
- the reqO gene encoding DNA recombination and repair protein RecO, producing the protein MQTKETYGLVLYNRNYRENDKLVKIFTETNGKHMFFVKHAGKSRFNSVIQPLTVAKFILKINDTGLSFIEDYKEVESFKEINADLFKLSYASYVTALTDAAVPDGVADPQLFAFVNKTLSLMEEGLDYEILTNIFEIQLLERFGISLNFHECAFCHRVGLPFDFSHKYSGLLCPEHYGKDDYRSHLDPNVLYLVDRFQAIHFDELKTISVKSEMKRKLRLFIDDIYDNYVGLRLKSKKFIDDLGTWGNIMK; encoded by the coding sequence ATGCAAACTAAGGAAACTTATGGTCTTGTCCTCTATAATCGTAATTATCGTGAGAATGATAAGCTAGTCAAAATTTTTACAGAAACCAATGGAAAGCATATGTTTTTTGTTAAACATGCTGGTAAATCTCGGTTTAATTCTGTTATTCAACCGTTAACGGTGGCAAAATTTATTTTAAAAATTAATGATACAGGTCTGTCTTTCATTGAAGATTATAAGGAAGTTGAGTCTTTTAAGGAAATTAATGCAGATTTGTTTAAGTTGTCCTATGCTTCTTATGTGACAGCATTGACGGATGCAGCTGTGCCAGATGGTGTGGCAGACCCGCAGTTGTTTGCATTTGTTAATAAGACGCTTTCTTTAATGGAAGAGGGACTTGACTACGAAATTTTGACTAATATTTTTGAGATTCAACTTTTAGAACGATTTGGTATTAGTCTTAATTTTCATGAGTGTGCTTTTTGTCATCGGGTTGGATTGCCCTTTGACTTTTCGCACAAATATTCTGGTCTGCTTTGTCCAGAGCATTATGGTAAAGATGATTATCGCAGTCATCTTGATCCGAATGTGCTGTACCTAGTGGATCGATTTCAAGCCATTCATTTTGATGAATTAAAGACGATTTCAGTTAAGTCTGAGATGAAACGAAAATTGCGTTTATTTATTGATGATATTTATGATAATTATGTCGGTCTTCGTTTGAAAAGTAAAAAATTCATTGATGATTTAGGGACTTGGGGAAATATTATGAAATAA
- the acpP gene encoding Acyl carrier protein, which translates to MTKEAIFGRICFIIKEQLHKPELNITQTSTLHDDLGVDSIALMEFIINLEDEFHLEIPDEDVENMKCMGEMMEYLYNRVN; encoded by the coding sequence ATGACAAAAGAGGCTATTTTTGGAAGGATTTGCTTCATTATTAAGGAGCAATTGCATAAACCAGAGCTAAACATTACTCAAACGTCAACTTTACATGATGATTTGGGAGTTGATTCGATTGCCTTAATGGAATTTATCATCAATTTAGAAGACGAGTTTCATTTGGAAATCCCTGACGAAGATGTTGAAAACATGAAATGTATGGGAGAAATGATGGAATATCTTTATAACCGTGTAAATTAA
- the patA gene encoding Aromatic amino acid aminotransferase gamma gives MSLTNRFNKNLDKIEVSLIRQFDQSISDVPGIMKLTLGEPDFTTPDHVKGAAKAAIDANQSHYTGMAGLPALRQAAADFVKSKYNLSYNPDNEILVTIGATEALSATLTAILEPGDTVLLPAPAYPGYEPIANLVGAEIVEIDTTANDFVLTPEILEKAILEQGDKLKAVLLNYPTNPTGVTYSREQIKALADVLKKYDVFVISDEVYSELTYNDEPHVSIAEYLPEQTILINGLSKSHAMTGWRIGLIFAPAIFTAQLIKSHQYLVTAAATMAQFAAIEALSAGKDDALPMKVEYIKRRDYIIDKMSALGFKIIKPDGAFYIFAKIPAGYEQDSFKFCQDFAREKAVAFIPGVAFGKYGEGYLRLSYAASMETITTAMERLKEFMEEHAN, from the coding sequence ATGAGTTTAACAAATCGTTTTAATAAAAACTTAGATAAAATTGAAGTATCATTGATTCGTCAATTTGACCAATCAATTTCAGATGTACCAGGGATTATGAAGTTAACTTTGGGTGAGCCTGATTTTACAACTCCTGACCATGTAAAAGGAGCTGCCAAAGCGGCTATTGATGCGAATCAATCACATTATACTGGTATGGCAGGGTTACCAGCGCTTCGTCAAGCGGCTGCAGATTTTGTGAAGTCAAAATACAACTTGTCTTATAATCCTGACAATGAAATTTTGGTTACGATTGGAGCAACAGAAGCCTTATCAGCGACTTTGACAGCAATTTTAGAACCAGGAGATACGGTTCTTTTGCCAGCGCCAGCTTATCCTGGGTATGAGCCAATTGCAAATCTTGTTGGTGCTGAAATTGTTGAAATTGATACAACGGCAAATGATTTTGTATTGACACCAGAAATACTTGAAAAAGCGATTTTGGAACAAGGTGATAAATTAAAAGCAGTTTTGCTTAATTATCCAACTAATCCAACTGGTGTGACTTATTCACGTGAGCAAATTAAGGCTTTGGCAGATGTTCTTAAAAAATATGATGTTTTTGTTATCTCAGATGAAGTGTATTCTGAATTGACTTATAATGATGAACCGCATGTGTCAATTGCTGAATATCTTCCAGAGCAAACGATTTTGATTAATGGGCTTTCAAAATCTCATGCTATGACTGGTTGGCGAATTGGTTTGATTTTTGCGCCAGCTATTTTCACGGCACAGTTGATTAAGAGTCACCAATATTTGGTAACGGCTGCTGCGACAATGGCTCAATTTGCTGCAATTGAAGCTCTTTCTGCTGGTAAAGATGATGCACTACCGATGAAAGTTGAATATATCAAACGTCGTGATTATATTATTGATAAGATGTCTGCTCTTGGCTTTAAGATCATTAAACCAGACGGTGCTTTTTACATTTTTGCGAAAATTCCTGCTGGTTATGAACAAGATTCGTTTAAGTTCTGTCAAGATTTTGCGCGTGAAAAAGCAGTTGCTTTCATTCCTGGTGTGGCTTTTGGTAAGTATGGTGAGGGTTATCTACGTCTTTCTTATGCGGCTAGCATGGAAACAATCACAACAGCGATGGAACGCTTGAAAGAATTTATGGAAGAACATGCAAACTAA
- the purF gene encoding Amidophosphoribosyltransferase encodes MTYEVKSLNEECGVFGIWGHPQAAQVTYFGLHSLQHRGQEGAGIVTNDNGKLLQHRNTGLLSEVFKNPADLEKLTGTTAIGHVRYATAGSASINNIQPFLYNFTDEQFGLCHNGNLTNAVSLKKELEDQGAIFNASSDTEILMHLIRRSHNPEFIGKVKEALNTVKGGFAYLLMTEDKLIAALDPNGFRPLSIGQMANGAWVVSSETCAFEVVGAKWVRDVKPGEFVIIDDNGIQYDTYTNDTQLAICSMEYIYFARPDSNIYGVNVHTARKNMGKRLAQEFQHEADIVVGVPNSSLSAAMGFAEESGLPNEMGLVKNQYTQRTFIQPTQELREQGVRMKLSAVSGVVKGKRVVMVDDSIVRGTTSRRIVRLLREAGATEVHVAIGSPELKYPCFYGIDIQNRRELISANHIKDEVCEIIGADSLTYLSIDGLIESIGLDTDAPNGGLCVAYFDGKYPTPLYDYEEPYLKSLEEKTSFYIHEVNENK; translated from the coding sequence ATGACATACGAAGTTAAATCTCTAAATGAAGAATGTGGTGTTTTTGGGATTTGGGGGCACCCTCAAGCCGCTCAAGTGACTTATTTTGGACTCCACAGTCTTCAACACCGTGGTCAAGAAGGTGCTGGTATCGTCACAAACGATAACGGCAAACTTCTTCAGCACCGTAACACTGGTCTTCTTTCAGAAGTATTTAAAAATCCCGCTGATTTGGAAAAATTAACAGGAACTACAGCTATTGGTCACGTTCGCTATGCGACTGCTGGCTCTGCGTCTATTAATAATATTCAACCATTTCTTTACAACTTTACAGATGAGCAATTTGGGCTTTGCCACAATGGTAATTTGACAAATGCAGTATCATTGAAAAAAGAATTGGAAGACCAAGGGGCGATTTTTAATGCCTCATCTGATACTGAAATTCTAATGCATTTGATTCGCCGTAGCCATAATCCTGAGTTTATCGGTAAAGTCAAAGAAGCGTTGAACACTGTCAAAGGTGGCTTTGCTTATCTTTTGATGACAGAAGATAAATTGATTGCTGCGCTTGACCCAAATGGTTTTCGTCCGTTGTCAATTGGGCAAATGGCAAATGGTGCTTGGGTAGTATCAAGCGAAACGTGTGCCTTTGAAGTGGTTGGTGCTAAATGGGTTCGTGATGTAAAACCAGGAGAATTTGTTATCATTGATGACAATGGCATTCAGTATGACACTTACACAAATGATACACAGCTTGCTATCTGTTCAATGGAATATATCTATTTTGCACGTCCTGACAGTAATATTTATGGTGTCAATGTTCACACGGCTCGTAAAAATATGGGGAAACGTTTGGCACAGGAATTTCAACATGAAGCTGATATTGTCGTTGGTGTACCGAATTCATCACTTTCAGCAGCGATGGGATTTGCTGAAGAATCAGGTCTCCCAAATGAAATGGGCTTGGTGAAAAATCAGTACACACAACGTACTTTCATTCAACCAACACAAGAGTTGCGTGAGCAAGGTGTTCGCATGAAGCTCTCAGCCGTATCTGGTGTTGTTAAAGGTAAGCGCGTGGTCATGGTTGATGATTCTATCGTGCGTGGAACTACATCACGCCGTATCGTTCGTTTGCTTCGTGAAGCTGGTGCGACAGAAGTTCATGTGGCAATCGGTAGTCCAGAATTGAAATACCCATGTTTCTACGGTATCGATATTCAAAATCGTCGTGAATTGATTTCAGCTAACCACATTAAAGATGAAGTTTGTGAGATTATTGGTGCGGATAGCTTGACTTATTTGTCAATTGACGGTTTGATTGAATCAATCGGTCTTGATACAGATGCGCCTAATGGTGGTTTGTGTGTGGCTTACTTTGACGGTAAGTATCCAACACCACTTTACGATTACGAAGAACCTTACCTCAAGAGCTTAGAAGAAAAAACAAGCTTCTATATTCATGAAGTTAATGAAAATAAATAG
- the purL gene encoding Phosphoribosylformylglycinamidine synthase, with protein sequence MNKRIFVEKKSNFNIKAQALVKELKHNLQLTSLTDLRIIQVYDVFNLADSLFERAEKHIFSEQVTDNILAESDVVAELSNYAFFAIESLPGQFDQRAASSQEALLLLGSSNDVTVNTAQLYLVNKDIDTAELDAIKNYLLNPVDSRFKDITTGIAPQAFSESNKTIPNLDFFKTYTAAEFADYKAEQGLAMEVDDLVFIQEYFKSIGRVPTETELKVLDTYWSDHCRHTTFETELKHIDFSASKFQKQLQATYDKYIAMRDELGRSEKPQTLMDMATIFGRYERVNGRLDDMEVSDEINACSVEIEVDVNGVKEPWLLMFKNETHNHPTEIEPFGGAATCIGGAIRDPLSGRSYVYQAMRISGAGDITIPISETRLGKLPQQVISKTAAHGYSSYGNQIGLATTYVKEYFHPGFVAKRMELGAVVGAAPKGNVVREKPEAGDVVILLGGKTGRDGVGGATGSSKVQTVESVETAGAEVQKGNAIEERKIQRLFRNGNVTRLIKKSNDFGAGGVCVAIGELADGLEIDLNKVPLKYQGLNGTEIAISESQERMAVVVRPKDVEAFVAECHKENIDAVVVATVTEKPNLVMTWNGQIIVDIERRFLDTNGVRVVVDANVVDSQVDMPEQRITSAATLGSDTVNILSDLNHASQKGLQTIFDSSVGRSTVNHPIGGRYQITPTESSVQKLPVQNGVTTTASIMAQGFNPYIAEWSPYHGAAYAVIEATARLVATGANWSKARFSYQEYFQRMDKQAERFGQPVSALLGSIEAQLQLGLPSIGGKDSMSGTFEELTVPPTLVAFGVTTADSRNVLSPEFKAAGEYIYYIPGQAISQEIDFDLIKANFAKFEAIQKAHHITSASAVKYGGVIESLALAAFGNHIGAKVELAELATSLTAQLGGFIFTSTEEITEVSKIGETTADFTLAVNGVNLAGDKLLSAFEGKLEDVYPTEFEQSTKLEDVPAVASDAVIKASEKVAEPLVYIPVFPGTNSEYDSAKAFEQAGAKVNLVPFVTLDEAAIEASVDTMVDNISKANIIFFAGGFSAADEPDGSAKFIVNILLNKKVRAAIDSFIEKGGLIIGICNGFQALVKSGLLPYGNFEDVTETSPTLFYNDANQHVAKMVETRIANTNSPWLAGVEVGDVHAIPVSHGEGKFVVTDEEFAELRDNGQIFSQYVDFDGKPSMDSKYNPNGSVNAIEGITSKNGQIIGKMGHSERYEDGLFQNIPGNKDQHLFRSAVEYFTKE encoded by the coding sequence ATGAATAAACGAATTTTCGTTGAGAAAAAATCAAATTTTAACATTAAGGCTCAGGCGCTTGTTAAAGAACTCAAACACAATCTTCAATTAACAAGTTTGACTGATTTACGCATTATTCAAGTTTACGATGTTTTTAATTTGGCAGATTCGCTTTTCGAACGTGCTGAAAAACATATTTTTTCTGAACAAGTAACGGATAATATTTTGGCTGAGAGTGATGTGGTTGCTGAACTTTCTAACTATGCTTTCTTTGCTATTGAATCACTTCCAGGTCAATTTGACCAACGTGCAGCGTCATCACAAGAAGCATTGCTTCTTCTTGGCAGCAGTAATGATGTAACGGTTAATACGGCTCAACTTTATCTTGTTAACAAGGATATTGATACTGCTGAACTTGATGCGATTAAGAATTATCTTCTTAATCCAGTAGATTCTCGTTTTAAAGATATTACAACAGGAATTGCGCCACAAGCATTTTCAGAATCAAACAAAACGATTCCAAATCTTGATTTCTTCAAGACTTATACAGCGGCTGAATTTGCTGATTATAAAGCTGAACAAGGTTTGGCGATGGAAGTTGATGACCTTGTCTTTATCCAAGAGTACTTCAAATCAATTGGGCGTGTGCCAACGGAAACAGAATTGAAAGTTTTGGATACTTATTGGTCAGACCACTGCCGCCACACAACTTTCGAAACTGAGCTTAAACATATTGATTTCTCAGCATCTAAATTCCAAAAACAATTACAGGCAACTTATGATAAATATATTGCTATGCGTGATGAACTTGGACGTTCTGAAAAGCCACAAACATTGATGGACATGGCGACAATCTTTGGTCGTTATGAACGTGTGAATGGTCGCTTGGACGATATGGAAGTGTCAGACGAAATTAACGCATGTTCTGTTGAAATTGAAGTTGATGTGAACGGTGTTAAAGAACCATGGCTTTTGATGTTCAAGAATGAAACACACAATCACCCAACGGAAATTGAACCATTTGGTGGTGCTGCAACGTGTATCGGTGGAGCAATCCGCGACCCATTGTCAGGACGTTCTTATGTTTATCAAGCAATGCGTATTTCAGGTGCTGGTGATATTACAATACCAATTTCAGAAACACGTCTTGGTAAATTGCCACAACAAGTGATTTCTAAAACAGCGGCACATGGTTATTCTTCATATGGTAACCAAATCGGCCTTGCCACAACTTATGTTAAAGAATATTTCCACCCAGGATTCGTCGCTAAACGTATGGAACTCGGTGCTGTTGTCGGTGCAGCTCCTAAGGGAAATGTTGTTCGTGAGAAACCAGAAGCTGGTGATGTGGTTATTCTTCTCGGTGGTAAAACTGGTCGTGACGGTGTCGGTGGTGCAACTGGTTCATCTAAAGTTCAAACGGTTGAATCTGTTGAAACAGCTGGTGCAGAAGTACAAAAAGGGAATGCCATTGAAGAACGTAAAATTCAACGTCTTTTCCGTAATGGTAATGTGACTCGCCTCATTAAAAAATCAAACGACTTTGGTGCAGGTGGAGTCTGTGTGGCAATTGGTGAGTTAGCTGACGGTCTTGAAATCGACCTTAACAAAGTGCCTTTGAAATACCAAGGACTTAATGGAACTGAAATTGCCATTTCTGAATCACAAGAACGTATGGCTGTTGTGGTTCGTCCGAAAGATGTTGAGGCTTTCGTGGCAGAATGTCATAAAGAAAATATTGACGCGGTAGTGGTTGCCACAGTTACTGAAAAACCAAATCTTGTTATGACTTGGAATGGTCAAATAATCGTTGATATTGAACGTCGTTTCCTTGATACAAACGGTGTGCGCGTGGTGGTTGATGCTAATGTTGTTGACAGTCAAGTTGACATGCCAGAACAACGTATCACTTCAGCTGCGACACTTGGATCTGATACTGTAAATATTCTTTCTGACCTTAATCACGCTAGTCAAAAAGGTTTACAAACTATCTTTGATAGCTCAGTTGGTCGTTCAACAGTTAATCACCCGATTGGTGGTCGTTATCAAATCACACCAACAGAAAGTTCAGTTCAAAAACTTCCTGTTCAAAACGGTGTAACAACAACAGCGTCAATTATGGCACAAGGGTTCAACCCTTATATTGCTGAATGGTCACCATATCATGGTGCAGCTTACGCTGTTATCGAAGCAACAGCGCGTTTGGTGGCAACAGGTGCGAATTGGTCTAAAGCACGCTTCTCTTATCAAGAATATTTCCAACGTATGGATAAACAAGCTGAACGCTTTGGACAACCAGTCTCAGCCCTTCTTGGGTCAATCGAAGCGCAATTGCAACTTGGTTTGCCATCAATCGGTGGTAAAGACTCAATGTCTGGTACATTTGAAGAATTGACAGTACCACCAACATTGGTTGCTTTTGGTGTGACAACAGCTGATAGTCGTAATGTTCTTTCGCCAGAATTTAAAGCAGCTGGTGAATACATTTACTACATTCCAGGGCAAGCTATTTCACAAGAGATTGATTTTGATTTGATTAAAGCTAATTTTGCTAAATTTGAAGCGATTCAAAAAGCACACCATATCACATCAGCTTCAGCTGTTAAATATGGTGGTGTGATTGAAAGCTTGGCACTTGCAGCTTTTGGGAACCATATCGGAGCTAAAGTAGAATTGGCAGAGCTTGCAACTAGTTTGACAGCACAACTCGGTGGCTTTATCTTTACATCTACTGAAGAAATTACTGAAGTTAGCAAAATCGGTGAAACAACAGCTGACTTTACACTTGCTGTCAATGGTGTCAACCTTGCAGGAGATAAACTTTTGTCAGCCTTTGAGGGCAAACTTGAAGATGTTTATCCAACTGAATTTGAACAGAGTACAAAACTTGAAGATGTTCCAGCAGTTGCTTCGGATGCAGTGATTAAAGCAAGTGAAAAAGTTGCTGAACCATTGGTTTACATCCCAGTATTCCCTGGTACAAACTCAGAGTACGATTCAGCTAAAGCCTTTGAACAAGCAGGTGCAAAAGTTAACTTGGTACCATTTGTAACACTTGATGAAGCAGCTATTGAAGCATCTGTTGACACAATGGTTGACAATATCAGTAAAGCTAACATCATCTTCTTTGCAGGTGGTTTCTCAGCTGCTGACGAACCAGACGGTTCGGCTAAATTCATTGTCAATATCTTGTTGAACAAAAAAGTCCGCGCAGCTATTGACAGCTTTATTGAAAAAGGTGGCCTTATCATCGGTATCTGTAATGGATTCCAAGCACTTGTGAAATCAGGTCTTCTTCCATATGGTAACTTTGAAGATGTGACTGAAACAAGTCCAACTCTTTTCTACAATGATGCTAACCAACACGTGGCGAAAATGGTTGAAACACGTATTGCCAATACGAATTCACCGTGGCTTGCAGGTGTTGAAGTGGGTGACGTTCATGCTATTCCAGTATCACATGGTGAAGGTAAATTCGTCGTAACCGATGAAGAATTTGCAGAACTTCGTGATAATGGACAAATCTTCAGCCAATACGTTGACTTTGACGGTAAACCAAGTATGGATTCTAAATACAATCCAAACGGTTCTGTTAATGCGATTGAAGGTATCACAAGCAAGAACGGTCAAATTATTGGTAAAATGGGACATTCAGAACGTTACGAAGACGGTCTTTTCCAAAATATTCCAGGAAATAAAGACCAACACTTGTTCCGTAGCGCTGTTGAATATTTTACTAAAGAGTAA
- the purC gene encoding Phosphoribosylaminoimidazole-succinocarboxamide synthase, giving the protein MSRQLIYTGKAKDIYTTSEDENLIISVYKDQATMLNGARKETIKGKGVLNNQISSLIFTKLNEAGVATHFVKQLSETEQLNKKVDIVPLEVVLRNVTAGSFSKRFGVEEGIKLDTPIVEFYYKNDDLDDPFINDEHVKFLGIASDEDIAYIKVETHRINDLLKDWFSQIGLNLIDFKLEFGKDKDGKIILADEFSPDNCRLWDAEGHHMDKDVFRRDLGSLTDVYEVVLEKLKGLN; this is encoded by the coding sequence ATGTCACGACAACTTATTTATACGGGAAAAGCAAAAGATATTTACACTACATCAGAAGATGAGAATTTGATTATTTCAGTCTATAAAGACCAAGCGACAATGCTTAATGGTGCTCGTAAAGAGACTATTAAAGGTAAAGGCGTTCTTAATAATCAAATCTCATCTTTAATTTTTACGAAATTGAATGAAGCAGGTGTGGCGACTCACTTTGTTAAACAATTGTCAGAAACCGAACAATTAAATAAAAAAGTTGATATTGTTCCACTTGAAGTTGTTTTGCGTAACGTTACTGCAGGTTCATTCTCAAAACGTTTTGGTGTTGAAGAAGGAATCAAATTAGATACTCCAATTGTTGAATTTTACTACAAAAATGATGACTTGGATGACCCATTTATCAATGATGAACATGTAAAATTCCTTGGTATTGCAAGTGATGAAGATATTGCTTATATCAAAGTAGAAACACATCGTATTAATGACCTTTTGAAAGATTGGTTCAGCCAAATTGGTCTTAATTTGATTGATTTCAAATTGGAATTTGGTAAAGACAAAGATGGCAAAATTATTCTTGCGGATGAATTTTCACCAGATAACTGCCGTCTTTGGGATGCTGAAGGTCATCACATGGATAAAGATGTTTTCCGTCGTGATTTAGGTAGTTTGACAGATGTTTACGAAGTTGTCCTTGAAAAACTCAAAGGGCTTAACTAA
- the prs1 gene encoding Ribose-phosphate pyrophosphokinase 1, whose amino-acid sequence MSYSDLKLFALSSNKELAEKVTSAMGIELGKSTVRQFSDGEIQVNIEESIRGHHVFILQSTSSPVNDNLMEILIMVDALKRASAEKISVVIPYYGYARQDRKARSREPITSKLVANMLEVAGVDRLLTVDLHAAQIQGFFDIPVDHLMGAPLIANYFDRHGLVGDDVVVVSPDHGGVTRARKLAQFLQTPIAIIDKRRSVTKMNTSEVMNIIGNVKGKKCILIDDMIDTAGTICHAADALAEAGATAVYASCTHPVLSGPALENIEKSAIQKLVVLDTIYLSEERLIDKIEQISIAELIAEAITRIHEKRALSPLFEMGTAK is encoded by the coding sequence ATGTCTTATTCTGATTTAAAATTGTTTGCCTTGTCGTCAAACAAAGAATTAGCAGAAAAAGTTACTTCGGCTATGGGTATTGAACTTGGAAAATCGACTGTTCGTCAATTTTCTGATGGTGAAATCCAAGTCAACATTGAAGAATCAATTCGTGGACACCATGTCTTTATTTTGCAGTCAACTAGCTCACCAGTTAATGATAACTTGATGGAAATCTTGATTATGGTTGATGCGCTTAAACGTGCTAGTGCTGAAAAAATTAGTGTGGTTATCCCTTACTATGGTTATGCTCGTCAAGACCGTAAAGCTCGTTCGCGTGAACCGATTACTTCTAAATTAGTAGCTAATATGCTTGAAGTTGCAGGAGTTGACCGTCTTTTGACTGTTGATTTGCACGCCGCTCAAATTCAAGGGTTCTTTGATATTCCAGTTGATCATTTGATGGGTGCTCCATTGATCGCTAATTACTTTGATCGTCATGGATTGGTTGGAGATGATGTTGTTGTCGTTAGTCCTGATCATGGTGGTGTGACACGTGCTCGTAAATTGGCACAATTCCTCCAAACACCGATTGCTATCATTGATAAACGTCGTAGTGTTACTAAAATGAATACCAGTGAAGTTATGAACATCATTGGTAATGTTAAAGGTAAAAAATGTATCTTGATTGATGATATGATTGATACGGCAGGTACTATTTGTCATGCAGCGGATGCTCTTGCTGAAGCTGGTGCAACAGCGGTGTATGCATCATGTACTCACCCTGTTCTTTCTGGTCCTGCACTTGAAAATATTGAAAAATCAGCTATTCAAAAATTGGTTGTTTTGGATACTATCTATCTTTCAGAAGAACGTTTGATTGATAAAATTGAACAAATCTCAATTGCTGAATTAATCGCTGAAGCAATTACTCGTATTCACGAAAAACGTGCTTTGTCACCATTATTTGAAATGGGAACTGCTAAATAA